A stretch of the Pseudomonadota bacterium genome encodes the following:
- a CDS encoding sigma 54-interacting transcriptional regulator, with product MPINENYFFREATLRICGSLEIERALWDCFMYIRDYIPADIMLIVVYDTVTGIGEIIAKADLSGGEISSVKTIAPTNTKQLIEEMKINPQIRPKVFVADRICDHPIMGYLSEIIGDPDAAFMAIGTKPEWDFFGGILIGNNGEEKYFEKHARLFSLLHEPFAISLSNYLRYREVLRLKEILTDDNRYLQEELRQQTGEEIVGSQFGLKQVMEMVGRVAPLASPVLLLGETGTGKELIATAIHNLSPRRNGPFIKVNCGAIPESLMDSELFGHEKGAFTGAFFQKRGRFERAQGGTIFLDEIGELTPGAQIRLLRVIQEKEFERVGGTETIKVDIRVIAATHRNLEAMLAEGKFREDLYFRLRVFPIVIPPLRDRRADIPALVQYFIMKKTRELGFMEIPSLAPGAIDKLMQYEWPGNVRELQNSVERALILNREKPLVFDNSDYTIPHSNIMIPATDAGNALSFEQATSQMIIKALEMSGGRVGGEKGAAKLLKLNPSTLRAKMRKLGIPFGRLG from the coding sequence ATGCCGATAAACGAAAATTATTTTTTCCGGGAAGCAACGCTGAGGATTTGCGGTAGCCTTGAGATTGAGAGAGCGCTTTGGGATTGTTTTATGTACATCCGTGACTATATCCCAGCAGATATAATGCTCATCGTTGTTTATGATACAGTGACAGGAATTGGTGAAATCATAGCCAAGGCGGATTTAAGTGGGGGAGAAATTAGCTCTGTCAAAACGATTGCCCCAACAAATACGAAACAACTTATCGAGGAAATGAAGATAAATCCTCAGATAAGACCGAAAGTATTTGTGGCCGATCGAATTTGCGATCATCCGATTATGGGATATTTATCGGAAATTATAGGTGATCCCGATGCTGCCTTTATGGCGATCGGAACAAAGCCGGAATGGGATTTTTTTGGTGGTATACTTATTGGTAATAATGGAGAAGAAAAGTACTTCGAGAAGCATGCCCGGCTATTTTCGCTTTTACACGAACCCTTTGCCATCTCCCTCAGTAATTACCTGCGTTATAGGGAGGTTCTGCGACTCAAGGAGATTCTGACAGATGACAACCGGTATTTGCAGGAAGAATTGCGGCAACAAACGGGTGAAGAAATTGTGGGTTCTCAATTCGGCTTGAAGCAGGTAATGGAAATGGTCGGCCGGGTTGCTCCCCTGGCTAGCCCTGTCCTGTTGCTGGGAGAAACGGGAACCGGAAAAGAGCTTATAGCCACGGCTATTCATAATCTGTCACCGCGTAGAAACGGTCCATTTATCAAGGTAAACTGTGGCGCTATTCCGGAATCCCTTATGGATAGTGAGCTTTTCGGCCATGAGAAGGGCGCATTTACAGGCGCTTTTTTTCAGAAACGCGGCCGATTTGAACGCGCCCAGGGGGGCACTATCTTTCTCGATGAGATCGGCGAGTTAACACCGGGGGCACAGATCAGGCTTTTACGAGTAATACAGGAAAAGGAATTTGAACGGGTTGGCGGGACAGAAACCATCAAGGTTGATATTCGTGTCATTGCCGCTACTCACCGTAATCTGGAGGCCATGCTGGCGGAGGGGAAGTTCCGTGAGGACCTATATTTCCGCCTCCGGGTTTTTCCCATTGTGATTCCGCCGCTACGTGACCGACGCGCTGATATTCCCGCCCTGGTGCAATATTTTATAATGAAAAAGACCAGAGAGCTGGGATTTATGGAAATTCCATCCTTAGCCCCAGGAGCTATAGACAAACTGATGCAATACGAATGGCCGGGTAATGTCAGGGAACTGCAGAACTCCGTGGAACGCGCACTTATCTTAAACAGGGAAAAACCGCTTGTCTTTGATAATTCGGATTATACCATACCTCACTCAAATATCATGATCCCCGCAACAGATGCGGGAAACGCTCTTAGTTTTGAGCAAGCAACCTCACAAATGATTATAAAGGCTCTTGAGATGTCCGGCGGACGTGTGGGCGGGGAAAAAGGTGCTGCAAAACTTCTGAAATTAAATCCTTCAACTCTCCGGGCAAAAATGCGAAAGCTTGGCATCCCTTTTGGCCGTTTAGGGTAA